The following are from one region of the Prevotella communis genome:
- a CDS encoding glycosyltransferase encodes MQKTILHISKYYHPYIGGIETLVKSMAEGLTEYRNIVICFATDGKDTVDIINGVTVYRVKVNFSIMSQDVAIGYYRTLKKLIAEYKPQYAHVHCPNPYVYPLVLKAIHPDTKLILHWHSDILSKGIVYRLVKPFESAILKRADLIVTTSPNYIHPSSPIYQYKGKTSVVQSGIVLDNFNLKDGDERRITEIKTQYGNKPIVFLFGRHIPYKGIDWLMKIEKQVKSDCQFIIAGSGPLTKELMKKNTSSRITFTGKLSTDDLRCYIHAADIFSFTSNTKAEALGLALAEAMYCRCTPIVFHLEGSGVNWVSIKDQTGLEIPLGDISGYAKAIDNLLNNHSLRERLAEAAHQRVIDMFTEQKSVSIMKAIYEQL; translated from the coding sequence ATGCAAAAAACCATACTCCATATTTCCAAATATTACCATCCCTATATTGGGGGCATCGAAACCTTGGTCAAGTCTATGGCCGAGGGGTTAACGGAATATCGTAATATTGTCATCTGCTTTGCCACTGACGGAAAAGATACCGTAGATATCATTAATGGTGTCACAGTATATCGTGTCAAAGTCAATTTCTCCATAATGAGTCAAGACGTAGCCATAGGGTATTACCGGACATTAAAGAAATTGATAGCAGAATACAAGCCGCAATATGCTCATGTCCACTGCCCTAACCCCTACGTCTACCCATTAGTGCTCAAAGCCATCCACCCTGATACAAAACTAATTCTGCATTGGCATTCGGATATTCTATCTAAAGGCATTGTTTATAGACTTGTCAAACCGTTCGAGAGTGCTATATTGAAACGTGCTGATCTCATCGTCACCACCAGTCCGAACTACATTCATCCATCAAGTCCCATCTATCAATACAAAGGAAAGACGAGCGTAGTTCAAAGCGGTATTGTATTGGACAATTTCAATTTAAAAGATGGGGATGAAAGACGCATAACTGAGATAAAAACACAATACGGGAACAAACCAATTGTGTTTCTCTTTGGCCGCCACATTCCTTATAAAGGCATCGACTGGTTAATGAAGATTGAAAAGCAGGTCAAAAGCGACTGTCAGTTTATCATTGCCGGTAGCGGTCCGCTAACCAAAGAGTTAATGAAAAAAAACACATCGTCCCGTATCACCTTTACAGGTAAACTAAGTACGGATGACCTACGCTGTTATATCCATGCAGCGGATATCTTTTCCTTCACCTCTAACACTAAAGCAGAAGCATTAGGATTGGCGTTGGCTGAAGCAATGTACTGCCGTTGTACCCCTATTGTTTTCCATCTAGAAGGTTCTGGTGTGAATTGGGTCTCCATCAAAGATCAAACAGGACTGGAAATACCTTTAGGCGACATTTCTGGTTATGCTAAGGCTATCGACAATCTATTAAATAACCATTCATTAAGAGAAAGACTTGCCGAGGCTGCGCATCAACGTGTCATAGATATGTTCACAGAGCAGAAATCTGTTAGCATCATGAAAGCCATTTACGAACAATTGTAA
- a CDS encoding dehydrogenase — MIIRSKAPLRLGLAGGGSDVAPYCDIYGGLVLNATINLYAYCTIEETNDAQITIHSFDADVHKSYPLSNSLEIDGQASLIKGVYNRVYRDFHLQPQAFKITTYNDAPAGSGLGTSSTMVVCILKAFVEWKGLPLGDYEIAKLAYEIERKDLMLSGGKQDQYAASFGGFNYIEFMKDDIAIVNPLKIKRWIIDELEASMLLYFTGRSRSSAAIIDEQKKNTEGGNSNAIEAMHRIKQSAIDTKLALLKGDIDAFADILREAWENKKKMANNISNPIIQEAMDVALQAGAKAGKVSGAGGGGFIMFVVEPTRKKEVEQALSKLDGFVMPFNFSDGGAHGWKIYDTDNVKAF, encoded by the coding sequence ATGATTATACGCAGTAAAGCACCATTAAGATTAGGACTTGCAGGAGGAGGATCAGATGTAGCCCCCTATTGTGATATCTATGGAGGTTTAGTACTCAATGCCACCATCAATCTCTATGCCTATTGTACCATAGAAGAGACAAATGACGCACAGATTACCATCCATTCCTTTGATGCAGATGTCCACAAGTCATATCCATTATCCAACTCATTAGAGATTGATGGACAAGCCAGCCTCATCAAGGGGGTATACAACAGGGTTTACCGTGATTTCCATCTACAACCGCAAGCATTCAAGATCACCACCTACAATGATGCACCAGCAGGCTCTGGATTAGGAACCTCATCAACTATGGTTGTTTGCATTCTAAAAGCTTTTGTGGAATGGAAAGGATTGCCGTTGGGTGATTATGAGATAGCCAAGTTGGCATACGAAATAGAACGGAAAGACCTAATGCTGAGTGGTGGGAAACAAGATCAATATGCCGCCTCCTTCGGAGGATTCAATTATATTGAGTTTATGAAGGATGATATCGCCATCGTCAATCCACTGAAAATCAAGCGTTGGATAATTGATGAGTTGGAAGCCTCCATGCTTCTTTACTTCACAGGACGCTCTCGTTCATCAGCTGCCATTATCGACGAACAGAAGAAAAACACTGAGGGAGGTAATAGCAATGCCATTGAAGCAATGCACCGTATCAAACAGAGTGCCATTGACACCAAGCTTGCTCTTTTGAAAGGTGATATTGATGCTTTTGCCGATATTCTGCGTGAGGCATGGGAAAACAAGAAGAAGATGGCAAACAACATTTCGAACCCCATCATTCAAGAAGCGATGGATGTTGCCCTTCAGGCTGGTGCCAAAGCAGGAAAGGTATCTGGAGCCGGTGGCGGTGGATTCATCATGTTCGTAGTAGAGCCTACGCGAAAGAAGGAAGTAGAACAGGCCCTATCAAAATTGGATGGATTTGTCATGCCTTTTAACTTCAGCGATGGTGGTGCACACGGCTGGAAGATTTACGATACAGACAATGTTAAAGCATTCTAA
- a CDS encoding acyltransferase family protein: protein MNNIQFYNSVSFAKGIGIMLMVLGHTFFSVYGYTVIYMFHMPLFFFLSGYCFRVSHLEDFRNYAQKRVSRIYVPFVKWSLIFLLLHNIFFHLNIYNDTFGFEGEVSQLYSVSDYLKKTFFIFFCLSGNEQLLGGYWFLHTMFFASFIFYGLLKLKIPIIGGVVTLLLSVLLYFKGIPVVNIYCGPKELFAVSCMMAGYLYKSYSIEEIVDKYSRLVLLGCALLLLLGSVYWRGDMLDMIWTHTIPYFISAIAGSIVVMMVSKYLTGKTHRLSSFISNIGNKTIEILTWHFLSFKIVSLIIIAYYGLPIEQLAEFPVLRPYNTQGWWIGYLVVGVAVPVIGSGLKHSLCKGIKK, encoded by the coding sequence ATGAATAATATACAATTTTATAATTCTGTGTCTTTTGCTAAAGGTATCGGCATTATGTTGATGGTTTTGGGACATACATTCTTTTCCGTTTATGGCTATACAGTAATCTATATGTTCCATATGCCTTTGTTTTTCTTTCTCTCTGGCTATTGTTTCAGAGTGAGTCATTTGGAGGATTTTAGGAATTATGCCCAAAAACGTGTCAGTAGAATATATGTCCCATTTGTTAAGTGGAGCTTGATATTCCTTTTATTGCATAACATCTTTTTTCATTTAAATATCTATAATGATACTTTTGGTTTCGAGGGAGAAGTCTCTCAGTTATATAGTGTGTCTGATTATCTGAAAAAGACATTCTTTATATTCTTTTGCCTCAGTGGTAACGAACAATTGTTGGGCGGCTACTGGTTCCTGCATACTATGTTTTTTGCCTCTTTCATTTTCTATGGACTACTAAAACTGAAAATTCCCATTATCGGAGGAGTCGTTACCTTGCTGCTAAGTGTCTTGCTATATTTTAAGGGGATTCCTGTTGTCAATATCTACTGTGGTCCGAAGGAGCTCTTTGCTGTATCATGTATGATGGCAGGTTACCTCTATAAGTCATATTCGATAGAAGAAATCGTTGACAAGTACAGTAGGCTTGTTCTCCTTGGCTGTGCTTTATTATTGCTGTTGGGAAGTGTGTACTGGCGTGGCGATATGCTAGATATGATATGGACTCATACCATTCCCTATTTTATCTCAGCAATAGCTGGCTCTATCGTTGTGATGATGGTTTCCAAATATCTGACTGGAAAAACACACCGTCTTTCTAGCTTTATTTCAAATATCGGTAATAAGACGATAGAAATATTGACATGGCATTTCTTGTCCTTCAAAATAGTTAGTTTGATCATAATTGCCTATTATGGTCTCCCGATTGAGCAATTGGCAGAATTCCCGGTATTGAGGCCTTATAATACTCAAGGTTGGTGGATTGGCTACCTGGTTGTTGGTGTTGCTGTTCCTGTTATTGGTTCGGGATTAAAGCACAGTTTGTGTAAAGGTATCAAAAAATGA
- a CDS encoding glycosyltransferase family 4 protein: MIIYILSAFLLSLICGVVITPLILDFCKRKRLYDIPNERKVHKNATPRLGGISFLPSMLLASLVTIIAYNHNIHEQQVQVSTWTLGFFFSLLLIYGVGLIDDLVGLGAKTKFTVQIVAATILPICGLYINNLYGFCGIHEIPFSIGSVLTVFVIVFVSNALNLIDGIDGLSAGISLIALLGFLVCFIREDIIAYCILISGLIGILIPFLYYNILGKAEDNRKIFMGDSGSLTLGFILGFLFVKFTMDNPNVKHFRLESMMLAYSLLIVPSFDVVRVSLVRLFHKAHIFQADKNHIHHKLMRTGMNQHQALITILAITLVFILINLTLWYLIKINMSCVVIIDIVIWMLLHWCINKAITKKNLPVYMPNQEVA; the protein is encoded by the coding sequence ATGATCATATATATACTAAGCGCTTTTTTATTGAGTTTAATATGCGGGGTGGTTATTACACCTCTCATTCTTGATTTCTGTAAGCGCAAAAGGCTTTACGATATTCCGAATGAGCGTAAGGTACACAAGAACGCAACACCAAGACTGGGTGGCATTAGTTTCCTGCCCAGTATGTTGCTGGCATCTCTTGTTACCATTATAGCCTATAACCACAACATTCATGAACAGCAAGTACAAGTCAGTACATGGACATTAGGATTCTTTTTTAGCTTACTTCTGATTTATGGAGTTGGACTCATTGACGATCTAGTGGGGTTGGGCGCAAAGACAAAATTCACAGTTCAGATTGTGGCTGCAACGATATTACCTATATGCGGACTATACATTAACAACTTGTATGGTTTCTGTGGTATCCACGAGATTCCTTTTAGTATAGGAAGCGTGCTCACGGTTTTCGTCATCGTGTTTGTTAGCAATGCACTCAATCTGATAGACGGTATTGACGGACTTTCTGCAGGTATATCATTGATTGCGTTATTAGGGTTCCTTGTATGTTTTATACGTGAGGACATCATCGCATATTGCATTCTCATATCTGGACTGATTGGCATCTTGATTCCCTTCCTATATTATAATATACTGGGGAAAGCAGAGGATAACCGCAAGATATTCATGGGAGATTCGGGATCACTCACCTTAGGTTTCATCCTAGGCTTCCTGTTTGTGAAATTCACGATGGATAATCCCAATGTAAAGCACTTCAGACTGGAATCAATGATGCTGGCTTACTCTCTATTGATAGTCCCCTCATTCGACGTCGTGCGTGTTTCGCTGGTAAGACTATTCCACAAAGCCCATATTTTCCAGGCTGACAAGAATCATATCCATCATAAACTGATGCGCACAGGCATGAATCAGCATCAGGCATTAATTACAATATTAGCAATTACATTAGTATTCATCTTAATCAACTTAACTCTATGGTACCTGATAAAAATCAATATGAGTTGTGTAGTAATAATAGATATTGTTATATGGATGCTTCTACACTGGTGTATCAACAAAGCCATTACGAAGAAGAATTTACCTGTCTATATGCCAAATCAGGAGGTAGCATGA
- a CDS encoding glycosyltransferase family 4 protein, giving the protein MSILIDGRIWSLFSAGVGTFFTCAIMEWAKQRKNDIFYIILPKGLDTRYELSSIPDNIKLLDYSKQFPKRLPNIIILQLLVPYLCRKLHINMYYSPVPHLPYFIPSKVKTMVTIHDVVNIEMAQTMSWTNRLATSIFFGQAIKKANFLWTNSYYTKSKVEAYYPSRHCKEIFTGDAADRNIFFRRTLSEDKKLQIKQAFGIKHPFILFVGSLEPRKNLKFLLNIIPNLYKEHGIQLVVVGGKGWKNTDLKDIIESPSFPKESTIFCGYVSNEDLVMLYHTAACFVSCALMEGFGMPQLEALLCGCPVVTAHNTAMIEVAKGKDGAVTVEGYDKEKWIHAIVKMLQERPNVNLQQLSDYHWGNIIDRLTSYLSHTTSHT; this is encoded by the coding sequence ATGAGCATTCTCATTGACGGTCGAATATGGTCCCTTTTCTCTGCTGGTGTTGGGACGTTCTTTACCTGTGCCATCATGGAATGGGCGAAGCAGAGAAAAAACGACATATTTTATATTATACTACCCAAAGGACTTGATACAAGATACGAGCTATCATCAATCCCAGACAATATAAAACTGCTTGATTATTCAAAGCAGTTTCCCAAAAGACTGCCGAACATCATCATTCTGCAACTATTAGTGCCCTACCTTTGTAGGAAACTACACATCAACATGTATTATTCACCAGTGCCTCACCTACCCTACTTCATTCCCTCAAAGGTAAAGACAATGGTGACCATTCATGATGTTGTCAATATTGAGATGGCTCAGACTATGTCATGGACTAACCGACTGGCTACCAGTATCTTTTTCGGACAAGCAATCAAAAAAGCGAACTTCCTATGGACCAACTCCTATTATACGAAATCAAAAGTGGAAGCATATTACCCCTCACGCCACTGCAAGGAGATATTTACAGGCGATGCTGCCGACAGGAATATATTTTTTCGCAGGACGCTGTCTGAAGACAAAAAGCTGCAAATAAAACAAGCATTCGGCATCAAGCATCCATTCATTCTATTTGTCGGCTCTCTGGAACCGAGAAAGAATCTTAAGTTCTTATTAAACATCATACCCAATCTCTACAAGGAGCATGGCATTCAATTGGTGGTGGTAGGCGGAAAAGGTTGGAAGAACACGGATCTTAAAGACATCATAGAATCACCGTCTTTTCCAAAAGAGTCAACCATTTTCTGTGGTTATGTTAGCAATGAAGACTTAGTTATGCTATATCATACTGCCGCTTGTTTTGTATCTTGTGCACTAATGGAAGGATTTGGAATGCCTCAATTGGAAGCTTTATTATGCGGATGCCCTGTTGTTACTGCTCATAACACGGCCATGATAGAAGTGGCCAAAGGGAAAGACGGTGCTGTTACAGTAGAAGGATACGACAAAGAAAAATGGATACATGCAATCGTAAAGATGCTACAAGAACGACCTAATGTCAATTTGCAGCAATTATCTGACTATCATTGGGGTAACATTATCGACAGATTAACTTCTTATCTTTCGCACACTACATCTCATACATAG
- the gmhB gene encoding D-glycero-beta-D-manno-heptose 1,7-bisphosphate 7-phosphatase: MKVVIMAGGKGTRIASIKSDVPKPMIEICGKPILLWQIENLKACGLTDITLVTGYLGEVIRNYFMDGSNFDVHISYYEEDHPLGTAGALFKLNLQDDFLLMCGDVIVDVDFNRFIQFHHEHHAWASLMSHPNGHPYDSSLLVTEILPPQEKGGLPIDTHRVMKWMNKEDERLYYKNRVNAGIEIISPELLHETMKSYIPRHPETPDKIDLDRDVLKPNIASGRIFAYDTSEYIKDMGTPDRYHEAEKDILSGKVKARNLSQKQKAIFLDRDGTINKYVGFLTKPEEFDLLPGVAEAIRQINHSGYLCIVVSNQPVIARGDCTFEQLQEIHDKMETLLGQEGAFVDAIYYCPHHPDKGFEGERPAYKIDCNCRKPKPGLLLQAAKDWNIDLSQSYMIGDSERDVEAGNAAGCKQSFFIKTNEPDALLSIVNKII, from the coding sequence ATGAAAGTCGTCATTATGGCCGGTGGCAAGGGAACGCGCATTGCTTCTATCAAAAGCGATGTGCCTAAGCCCATGATTGAAATTTGCGGAAAACCGATATTGCTATGGCAGATTGAGAATTTAAAAGCCTGTGGACTGACGGACATTACTTTGGTAACAGGTTATCTGGGCGAGGTCATTCGCAACTATTTCATGGATGGCAGCAATTTTGACGTTCATATCAGCTATTATGAGGAAGACCATCCGTTGGGAACAGCAGGAGCTTTATTCAAGCTGAATCTTCAGGACGACTTTTTGCTGATGTGCGGTGACGTCATTGTGGATGTAGATTTCAACCGTTTCATCCAATTTCATCACGAACATCATGCCTGGGCCAGTTTGATGTCTCATCCCAACGGACATCCTTACGACAGTTCATTGCTGGTGACAGAGATACTTCCTCCACAAGAAAAAGGCGGATTACCTATCGACACCCATCGGGTAATGAAATGGATGAATAAGGAAGATGAACGACTCTATTACAAGAACAGGGTGAATGCTGGCATTGAAATCATATCACCAGAACTGCTACATGAAACCATGAAGTCTTATATTCCTCGTCATCCTGAGACTCCAGACAAAATTGATTTGGATCGTGACGTACTGAAACCCAATATCGCATCAGGAAGAATCTTTGCTTATGATACCTCTGAGTATATCAAGGATATGGGAACACCAGACCGTTACCATGAGGCTGAAAAGGACATCCTTTCTGGAAAGGTGAAGGCCAGGAATCTCTCACAGAAACAAAAAGCCATATTCCTGGACAGGGATGGCACAATCAACAAATACGTTGGTTTCCTGACCAAACCAGAAGAGTTCGATTTACTACCAGGAGTTGCTGAAGCTATTAGGCAGATTAACCACTCTGGATATCTTTGCATCGTTGTCAGCAACCAACCTGTCATTGCACGTGGCGACTGTACCTTCGAGCAGTTGCAAGAAATTCACGACAAGATGGAGACGTTGCTTGGACAGGAGGGTGCTTTCGTTGACGCTATCTATTATTGTCCTCACCACCCCGACAAAGGTTTTGAGGGTGAACGCCCAGCATATAAAATTGACTGCAATTGTCGAAAGCCAAAGCCTGGTTTGCTACTACAAGCCGCCAAAGACTGGAACATCGACTTATCGCAATCGTATATGATTGGCGACAGTGAAAGGGATGTTGAGGCTGGGAATGCCGCTGGCTGTAAACAATCTTTTTTCATTAAGACAAATGAGCCAGATGCGTTACTCTCTATTGTCAACAAAATAATATGA
- a CDS encoding glycosyltransferase family 2 protein codes for MTVSIIIVNYNTLHVLKPCLDSIIEHTIGIDYEIIVVDNGSTDGSIEALSNDSRIIFVPTGENLGFGKANNKGLEQAKGKYIFFLNSDTLLKNNAIKIFYDFAEQFQGKLGALGCILEDRQGNWIHSYGQFPKMKDDFQKFLWIPILKGLHLYNPPVIKYPKQWLTVDYVTGADLFVRREVLDECGAFHPAFFMYCEESEMEHRFNLHGYDNVLLNGPRIIHFEGEGGKDGKSSRFIRDTYRQQKSEYIYFKLTEPRWKYFLYRTIHPVLRLTVWLNPNVSFADKWKFTKQLYVSIKL; via the coding sequence ATGACTGTATCTATCATCATTGTCAATTACAATACGCTGCATGTTCTAAAACCGTGTCTGGATAGCATTATAGAACATACCATCGGCATTGATTATGAAATTATAGTCGTTGACAATGGTTCCACAGATGGATCTATAGAGGCTTTATCTAATGATAGTCGCATTATCTTTGTTCCTACAGGTGAGAACCTAGGCTTTGGCAAGGCGAATAATAAAGGATTAGAACAAGCAAAAGGGAAATACATATTCTTCCTCAACTCTGACACGCTACTCAAAAACAATGCCATCAAGATATTCTACGATTTTGCTGAACAGTTTCAGGGCAAGCTTGGTGCATTAGGATGTATATTAGAAGACAGACAGGGAAATTGGATCCATTCCTATGGACAGTTTCCGAAAATGAAAGACGATTTCCAAAAATTCCTTTGGATTCCCATTCTAAAAGGATTGCATCTGTATAATCCTCCAGTTATTAAGTATCCCAAGCAATGGCTGACTGTTGACTACGTAACAGGTGCTGACCTATTTGTCCGTCGAGAGGTTTTGGATGAGTGTGGTGCTTTTCATCCAGCTTTTTTCATGTATTGCGAGGAGTCCGAGATGGAGCATCGATTCAATCTACATGGCTACGATAATGTGCTACTCAATGGCCCTAGAATCATCCACTTCGAAGGCGAAGGCGGCAAAGACGGAAAGAGTAGCAGATTTATACGAGATACCTATAGACAACAAAAAAGTGAATACATTTATTTCAAGCTTACAGAGCCTCGTTGGAAATACTTTCTCTATCGTACTATCCACCCGGTGTTAAGACTAACTGTATGGCTCAATCCTAATGTATCATTTGCAGACAAATGGAAATTCACTAAGCAATTATACGTTTCGATAAAACTTTAA
- a CDS encoding D-sedoheptulose-7-phosphate isomerase, producing the protein MEENINKHIDNLIDRYPKLIVCRNSIQEAYNTLKQAYTDGRKLLVCGNGGSASDSEHIVGELMKEFKLKREVFKDQAEALRTIDPELGEILAKHLQGALPAIALTGHSSLTTAFMNDSNPELIFAQQVNGYGKPHDVFLGISTSGNSRNVLFAAVAAKSKGLHVIGLTGQRDSKLKELADICIQVPETETYKIQELHLPVYHCLCLMLEEHFFGK; encoded by the coding sequence ATGGAGGAAAATATCAACAAACATATTGACAATCTGATAGACCGTTATCCAAAACTGATAGTCTGTCGCAATTCTATTCAAGAAGCTTACAACACCCTGAAGCAAGCCTACACAGATGGTCGCAAGCTATTGGTCTGTGGCAATGGGGGTTCAGCATCTGATAGCGAGCATATTGTTGGTGAATTGATGAAAGAGTTCAAGCTCAAGAGGGAAGTGTTCAAAGACCAAGCTGAAGCCCTGAGAACTATCGACCCTGAGTTGGGCGAAATTCTGGCTAAACACCTGCAGGGAGCGCTTCCTGCCATAGCTTTAACTGGTCATTCTTCGCTGACCACAGCATTTATGAACGATAGTAATCCTGAACTCATCTTTGCACAGCAAGTCAATGGCTATGGCAAACCCCACGATGTATTCTTAGGCATATCTACATCAGGAAATAGCCGTAACGTGCTCTTTGCTGCTGTAGCTGCAAAATCAAAAGGGTTACACGTTATCGGACTGACTGGCCAGCGTGACAGCAAGCTGAAAGAGCTGGCAGACATCTGCATCCAGGTGCCGGAGACTGAAACCTATAAAATACAGGAACTGCACCTTCCTGTCTATCATTGTCTCTGCTTAATGTTAGAAGAGCATTTCTTCGGTAAATAA
- a CDS encoding glycosyltransferase family 4 protein, which translates to MSRIYVNGRFLTRPITGVERYAYMICKTLVEMGTDFTIICPNSPLMSCYDVGNLPIVHYGFGRSHLWEQFVLPFYFIGKKDYFMFSFTGLGSILLRNKIMTIHDLSFLDNPQWFSKGYYWWYKLMTPLAVRTSKHIITVSEFSKKEILRFYPFIKEENISIAYNAADEKFFHFQLQDSVPTKPFALTVSSLDPRKNFGRLIEAFKDIKGCSLFIVGSHNRIFTQEGSMTAIKDTIHFLGRVSDEELVRLYNQAICFIFPSLYEGFGLPVIEAMKCGCPVLVSDIPVLREVCGEAAIYFNPHHIEDIRNTIEQFLKKNDTLRPTVIAKGYENANRFSWEKTAKKIILLAQHYK; encoded by the coding sequence ATGAGTCGGATTTATGTCAACGGACGATTTCTCACACGACCCATAACAGGAGTGGAGCGTTATGCATATATGATATGTAAAACGCTGGTAGAGATGGGCACAGATTTCACGATTATTTGTCCTAACTCTCCCCTTATGTCATGCTATGATGTCGGCAATCTTCCTATCGTTCATTACGGATTCGGCCGGTCTCATTTATGGGAGCAATTTGTACTACCCTTCTATTTCATCGGAAAGAAAGACTACTTCATGTTTTCTTTTACGGGATTAGGGAGTATTCTCCTCCGTAACAAGATAATGACTATACACGACCTTTCGTTCCTTGATAATCCCCAATGGTTTTCCAAAGGTTATTATTGGTGGTACAAACTGATGACCCCCTTGGCTGTCAGAACTTCAAAACATATCATCACGGTTAGTGAGTTCTCAAAAAAAGAGATTCTTCGTTTCTATCCTTTTATCAAGGAAGAGAACATCAGTATCGCCTATAATGCTGCTGATGAGAAGTTCTTTCACTTTCAGTTACAAGATAGCGTTCCCACCAAACCTTTTGCCCTGACCGTTTCATCTCTCGACCCTCGCAAGAACTTTGGCCGTCTTATTGAAGCATTCAAAGATATCAAGGGATGTTCTCTGTTTATAGTTGGTTCTCACAATCGAATTTTCACACAGGAAGGCAGTATGACTGCCATAAAAGACACCATCCATTTTCTTGGCAGGGTCTCTGATGAAGAATTAGTCCGACTTTATAATCAGGCAATCTGTTTCATTTTTCCTTCCTTATATGAGGGATTTGGTCTACCTGTCATTGAGGCTATGAAGTGCGGTTGTCCTGTACTCGTATCTGATATTCCCGTATTGAGAGAGGTCTGTGGAGAAGCTGCTATATATTTTAACCCACACCATATTGAAGATATAAGGAATACAATAGAGCAGTTTCTGAAAAAGAATGACACTCTTCGCCCCACCGTCATTGCAAAAGGATATGAAAATGCCAATAGATTTTCATGGGAGAAAACCGCAAAAAAAATCATTCTATTGGCTCAACATTATAAATAA